DNA sequence from the Deinococcus radiopugnans ATCC 19172 genome:
GGCCACCAGCCCGATGAACGCGAACAGGATCATGAACACCGCGTCGCCGAAGCCCAGCCCGCTGAGCCTATTGTTGGCGATCAGCAGCAGTTGCGGGTTGAAGAACAGCATGTAGGCCAGCAGCGCCGTGCGAAGTTCGTACTTGAAGGCCTGCACGCCCGTGGACACCGGGTTGCCGCCGCTGATGGCCGCCGCCGCAAAGGCCGCCAGCGCCACCGGCGGCGTGCTGTCGGCCATGATGCCGAAGTAGAAGACGAACATGTGCACCGGGAGCATCTGCACCGGGTTGCTGTTGTCCAGCCCCGCGATCTTGGCGATGATCGGCACGATCAGGGCGCTCATCAGGATGTAGTTGGCGGTGGTGGGCAACCCCATGCCCAGGATCAGCGCGATCAGCTGCGCCATCATCAGCACGATCAATATGGCCCCGAAGCCGGCGATGGCCCCGGCGTCCAGCCCCGGAATCAATCCCACCACGCCCATCAGCAGGTTGCGGACGCCGTCGCTGACCAGCTGCACGATGTCGGCCAGCCCGAAGCCCAGCCCGGTGATGGTCACGATGCCGACGATGATCCCGGCGGCGGCGGTGGCGATGGCGATGCCGATCATGCTGCGCGCGCCGCTCTCGAAGGCCTCGATCAGTTTCCGGCCACCGTCGATCAGTCCCTGCCCCACGCTGAGGCCGTGCTTGCGCCCGAAGTAGACCTCCTGAATGAACATCATGGCGATCATCATGAAAATGGTATTCAGGGCGACGCGCTCAGGGGTGGCCTCGGGATTGATGGTCAGCGTGCCGATCAGGTACACCAGCGGCACCAGGTAGTACCAGCCCTTGACCAGCGTCTGGCGCACGCGCGGCAGCTCATTTCTGGGCAGGCCCTTGAGGCCCAGCTTCAGCGCCTCCAGATGCACCACCACCAGCAGCGCGCCGTAGCACAGGAAGGCCGGAATCGCCGCCGCCAGAATCAGCGTGCGGTACTCGATGTTCAGGTTCTGCGCCATGATAAAGGCCGCCGCGCCCATCACCGGGGGCATCAGCTGGCCGTTGCTGCTGCTGGCCACCTCGATGGCCCCGGCCTTCTCGGCGCTGTAGCCCACCCGCTTCATGGTGCCGATGGTGATGTTGCCGCCGGTGACCACGTTGCTGACCGCCGAGCCGCTGATGATGCCGTTCAGCGCGCTG
Encoded proteins:
- a CDS encoding TRAP transporter permease, with translation MTEGERRALEMVEAAETGGRKLWGWQKTLVTVIAVAWCIYQMYAAQVGNIDTLTLRAIHLAFAFSLAYLVFPFRKSPGKPQTRVPWYDWILGLLATGTAIYLIVQYPSIATVQGGVLTNVDVWIGSGMVLLLLLAAWRTIGIAMPIVASVFMLYALTGPRGLIRGDLGPQLQLHAGQTWPQVVGQLFANTEGIFGTAIGVSAQIVFLFVLFGAVFDKLGAGDWFMNVAQGALGGFRGGPAKASVLSSALNGIISGSAVSNVVTGGNITIGTMKRVGYSAEKAGAIEVASSSNGQLMPPVMGAAAFIMAQNLNIEYRTLILAAAIPAFLCYGALLVVVHLEALKLGLKGLPRNELPRVRQTLVKGWYYLVPLVYLIGTLTINPEATPERVALNTIFMMIAMMFIQEVYFGRKHGLSVGQGLIDGGRKLIEAFESGARSMIGIAIATAAAGIIVGIVTITGLGFGLADIVQLVSDGVRNLLMGVVGLIPGLDAGAIAGFGAILIVLMMAQLIALILGMGLPTTANYILMSALIVPIIAKIAGLDNSNPVQMLPVHMFVFYFGIMADSTPPVALAAFAAAAISGGNPVSTGVQAFKYELRTALLAYMLFFNPQLLLIANNRLSGLGFGDAVFMILFAFIGLVAFSAATMRFLHRKTNPLQALLLLIASFMLIIPTHLLVNLLALGLIAAVYFWQKAGSRREPPTSLPAAA